The nucleotide sequence GCTTGGCACTCTGGCCTCAAAGATAGAGATGAGGTTGTGCCAGAGATGTCTGGGGCTGGTGGGACCATTAGACCAGGCCTGCctccttccctgggggagggtcaccagaggagtggggaggggtggtGCAGTCACCCATAGATATGCCAGGCCCCAGGCGACCCCATCCTGTTGTCTGGGCAGCCTGGCCCTGGGACAGCCTTGTGCTGAGGCCCTGGAGCGGGACGTTCTGAAGGCTGAGGGGGTGTGGGACACACTGGGCTGCGAGCCAGACGGTTCCCCCTGGCTACCACCATCAGGCCGAGAGACCGCCCGCATTGGATGTGGGAAGGGCTGGCCAGCCCCTCGGTGCCCTGCCCTGAAGCCTGGCCGCCACAGGGCCTCCAGCTGTTGGTGGACTTTTGCCCCGCCCCTGCCCACCCGCACTTCTGTGGTTTGGCTGGAGACGCCTGCTTAATGAGGCTTTTCCCCCCGGTTCCCAGGGAGGCTGGTGGGCAGGATGAGCCCACTGCATCATTGCTAGCaccactccctcccaccccccacccctggctcCCATCATGTGCATACGTGCCAGGCCAGGAGCTGTGGGCTGGCCACCCCTCAGTTTCCTGGGCCCAGTCTGTGTTGTGCTGCAGCCAGGCAGGCCTCAGGGAGCAATGCAggccctccccagggaggagtgGTTTACTGAGACTGGCCATGGAGACCCTCCAACTCTGCGCTGAGTCAAGACTACAGGACTGACTGTCCCGGGACCCTAGCCCTGCTTCGAAGGCTTGCCCACTCCGCCTGCCAGGCCTGCAGTCTCCCGAGCCAGGGAGCCAGGAGCCGGATGGCAGGGCCTTCTCCGAGGCAGGCGCGTAGACTGTCCACAATAAGTTGATAATTCCCTTAGTTTTGCTGCCAGTGGCCGTCTCACTGTCGAGTCCAGGGCCAGTCTCGTGTCTTCTTTGGCCTTTCCTGGCCCCAGATGGCAAAACTCCTGTTTTAGGCTACAGTTTTAAGGGGCAGGGCTCAAGAGTCTGTGATGGTGGGGAAGCTTCCTGGACACCATGAGGCTTGGCCAGACCTGGTAGCAGCTGAAGGCAGGCAGCCTGGGCCCCAGGGACCATTacagccttctccctgggagcgggGCCCAGCAGGTGGGGTGAACGCTCTCCCTGGGTCCCTCTGTGGGACTCTCACGTTGAAGCTCCTATGGCAAATGAAGGTGTTACCAGCCAGGGACCCCGAGGAGAGCACCCTAGGAGCCAGGGTGGGGGCGGAGGGCCAGCTCAGTGCAAGAAGAGGATAGGGTGCCAGAACCAAGGGGGTTCTGGGAGCTAAGCAAAGACAGTCGCAAGTTGAGAAATGACCGCTGAACTCAGCAGTGGGGAAGGCCACCAGCTGACCAAGAGAGAGCCAGACCAGCAAGACGAGGCAGGAGCCAGGGGAGGTCCAAGTGGAGAAGCGAGGGACACCTGCTTGTCCCCTGGGGCTTGCAAAATGTGCGACGCCTCACCTGGCCTGTAGAGGGGACAGGGCACCTGCGGGTGCACGTGTGCACGTCCAGCCCGAGCTGCCCTGGCCACAACTTTCTTCCTTGCCTGCCACTTCCTTTCACCCACCCGCCTTAGTGTCTTACAGGTGAGAGAGGTCTTCAGAGCATTCTCGGAACAATCCCATGGTCCTTCCTTTCCATACGGTCGTGCCTGGCATCAGAGTGGGGGTGAAGGACAGAGCCCACCCAGGCAGCCTGGTCGTGCAGCAGCCTGGGACCCCGCTGAAAGCAGGAGAACAAAATCACAGCACAGGGCAGGGATGGCAACCCCCTTCCATCGTCAGAGCCGGGGTGCCTAGGGGAGCGTCCCTCAGTGGCATTTCTCAGGGCCCCCTCCTGACCTGTGGAGGGACTTGGGACGTGCCTCCCTCACTATCTGGCACGTGAGCCCTTGAGCTCCTAGTTGTTTCTGATCCTCACAACCTATTTTACAGCAGCTCAGGGCTGCCCAGAGACACGAGTAACTTCTCTTAAACCACACAGCATGTTCTGTCGAGTCAGTCAGGCCTAGGTGAGGACAGTCTCCCAGTGGACAGCCAGTGAGAATGCTTCCCTGCCTTGCCCCGGGCCAGCAGGTGAGGGCTCAGAAAGGGGCAGTGGTGCCAGTCCCACGGCAGCCCAGAAGGAGCCCTCCCAACCCTGTGGAAACAAGACATTCAGAGCAGCGGGTGGACAGACTCGGCCTGCTCCGTCGCCCGGGGTCGGCTCCTCCTAGTGGACTAGTGGGTGAACCGCAGACCACACCTTCCCAAGATCTAAGGGGAAGGTGtgcagcccaaggcctgaggcctggccccaggctccctggaaggcaGGAATGTGGGGACCAGGGCTGTGGGGAAGTTTGGGAGCCTGTGCCCTGTGGGAGTGTCTATGCCCCAGCTCACCCCCAGGTTCCTCGGCCGGGCCCTCATAGCCAAGGCACCTGCcccaggcttcctcaccccaacaccAGGGGTGAAGGGTCAGCAACCCTGTTACCCAGGAAAGGAAATGGAagcccacacagacacactgagcaGTCTGGACAACTTGTAGTCAATCCACTCCTCTGTGCCCGGGGCAGAGGTCATTCATCGGTGCTCCCAGGCAGCAGCACCCCACGGGTgggcagccaggctgctgtgtaagACAACCATTGCAGGCCCAAGGGCTGCAGGGCTGGCACCGCTGCTCCGTAGGAGCCTCCTTCCCAGCTTGCTCACTGAGTCATCTCAGGACAGAGCTCAGCACCTGGTGTGAAAAGTAAGAGTCCTGCGGTGCTGGGGAAACAGGAAGTGGGGGCGCCATGCTGGTTGGCCCAGAGCAAGAGCTAGACCCCACCTAGTCCCACCTCCCCTAGAGGTGGAAGGAAGGGACCCTTCCTGTGTCAGCAATCTGTGAGGGCCAAGGCAGGACAGAGCCAGGTTTGGGGGACACCCCCGTGCCCGGCTTGGAGTGGGCGGAGGGAGAGAACACAGGTCTTGGTGGAGGCTGTGAGCAGTGGGAATCTCGTGGGGTTGGGGAGTAGGGGTGGCTCTAGACAGGGATGCAGCCCGTGAGCCACGGAAACAGAAAGGTCCAGCAGGAGGGACTGTGGGCGTCACCGAGCGGCTCAAGAGGCCCCCACCCCTTTGTTCTGACAGTCCACTTACAGCTAATGGTGGATCTGCTTTGCTGTACCCCTAAAGTCCAAATTTGGGGCCTCTCTTCTCTTCCATGCTCACCCACCATCCTCCTTTTCAGCACAACAAGGCCAGTCAGCCCCCTCACGGCGTCCCCCAACTTTCCCCTCTCTACGAACATTTCAGCAGTCCACACCCCAGCCCTGCGCCTGCCGACATCAGCCAGAAGCAAGGTAGGGTATGGGCCTGGGCTGGGGGTGGCGGCAGGTGAGGCCTCACCCCGCACTTTGAGACCAGTTGCCTCTCTGGGCCCATTGTACAGCTGGAGCAGCTGGGGCTCTGAAGCCCAAAGATAAGGAGGTGGGAAAGATGGACTGGGGAAACCGAGGGCTGGGACAGGGACTTGAAGCAGGGGAGCAGGCACTTCCACTGCTGACACTCTCAACCCTGGGCCTCCCCACCCCcgtcacccctcccccctccgccCGCAGTCAGAAAATGGAAAGTAGTGGCTGTGCTGGCTGACTCACTTCAGCCTCAGGTGGAGTCATTCTGAAATTCACTGGCCTCTGGGAGACGTGCTTGATCAACACatgggggtggtggcaggggcCTGCCTCGCGCTGAAATGGGCCAGACATCCCTCCATCCCAAGGGAAGCCCGAATTGTAGACTGCAGTGGACCCCCTCTCTGATGACCTCAGCACTGCCCACCAGTCAGCCAAGTGTCCGCCTGTAGGCAAGTCATCCAAGCCTCTGCCCAtggctcccctcccctgcctgtcCAAGGGGCTTCATCACACTGGGCCCATAGGGAACACAGGGacagccctgccctgccagccGACGAGGGCCTCTAGTTAAGGGGGATGAGATCTTCTTGGCCCACGGAGGGCGCACAGGCTAAAGTGGCCCCTCTCCATTGCAGTCCACAGGCCCTTGCAGACCCCGGACCTCTCTGGCTTCTACTCTCTGACCTCAGGCAGCATGGGACAGCTCCCTCACACTGTGAGCTGGTGAGTATGGACCCATGGAAAGGGGGTGGCACGCTGCTCTGATCTACACGTGACCTTCCATTTCCCCCTTCCTGCCTCCAGCCTGCAGCACTATTGCACAGTGGCCCCTTGGGTCCTGTCTCTATGGAGGAGATGCTGGGCTGTCCTGGAAGCCACAGGGCCCTGGGCAAGGTGTTGGGTCTGAGTGGGAAAGGACAGCATGAAGGGCCACCAGGAGGCCGCTGCTGCCGAGCTGGCTAGTACAAGGGATACAGGTCTTACCCCCATCTGCTCGTCAGGCCCTGGATTGAGCTGCTGGAGGGACAGACCTACAGAGTCTGTTGAGGCTGGGCCAGAAAAGCCAACCAGGGTGCACAGGGCCTGTCCCCGCTAAAGTAGAGCCTGGCAACTCCTTGGCCTTTTGCTCACTGGCTATAGTGTGGCCCAGGCCCTCTAGGTTGTGGCAATCTTCGTGCCAGCTCACTCCTGTTTCCATGCTCCCCTTCCACAGGTATTGTTCCACAATACAAGTcaggactcccccccccccttaagcTCCCCATCCCAGGATCAGAGAACCATGGGGCAACCCAGAGCTCAGCTGACTAGGCCAGGCCAGGATCCTGCCCCAGCCTCTTGAAAGTGTTCCCAGGCCCAATACTCTGATGTCTgacacagacagagagagagagagagaactggaaAGGGGACTTTAGACTGGGGGTCAAGGGGGATGGTGGCACGGCATAATGCTGCCAGGAGAGAAGTGGGAGAGGATGGCCAGCTCTGCCCTGAGCCctaccaggcagtgttctgtgtACCCAGGAAAGCACTGAGAGGACCCTGACTACCTGGGCCAGAAGCCGGGCACTCAATAAGGCACTGTGAGCCTTGCACCGAAGAAGCCCAAAAGGGTGCCTCATGCAGCTGGGGCCTCAGGGCTTCTGGGAGGGTCTAGACTAGGTGAAGCTGGGAGTGTCCAGGCAGTGTGCAGTTGGGGCTGATACCCTCTGGCACTGCCGCTGCTGGGAGCTAGAGCACTGGAAGGGTGGCCTGGGGCCTGCTTGGCTGGGTCCTCTCAGCATGGGCCACAGAAGGGACCAGATGCAGCCCACATTGCCCCCTAGTGACAGATGCTTGCAGCACACACTGCCTCGGATGGACCCAGCTCCAGCCCTGGAGTGGTCCAAGCCAAGGCCAAGGGGCCTCACTTTGGGGCAGCCTTCCCCCCTCCTGTCTGGCCAGCAGCTAGACTGCTAACTGCTGTCTCTCCCAATCACAGGCCCAGCCCTCCTCTCTACCCCCTGTCCCCTTCCTGCGGATATAGACAGCActtccccgcccccactgcaGCCCCTGGCGCCCCCTACCCCAGGTGAGTCCCCTGCCCTGCAGCCAGGCGCCTGCTTCCTGTTGCCCAGGCTTCAATGCCCACATGAGGCTGTGCCCAGACCACTGCTTGCCCTGTGCTAGTTGTCCGTCCACCCGTCCGTGCGTCATCCTACAGGCCCCCTATCGCCCTGTGCCTGAGCGCAAAGCCAGCAAGAGCCTGGGAGGCCCGAGTCCACGCCAGTCTGCCCAGCAGAGCACCAGGGACAGGGCGGTCAAGTGTTGTCATCTGGTGATGGGGTGACCAGATGGATCAGAGCGCTTCATAAAAAAGGTGGCCTCCCCTGGGAGAGGGCAGAGGGAAGAGCAGTGGTTGAACAAGGGACTAAGATGGGATGGGAGATGTCAGGGGGCAGATGTGCAGGCTGCTCCTGCGCCCGAGGAGTAGGAACCAGCCACGAGCTTCAGGTGTCTTCAAAAGGTCATTCTGGCTGTCATGAGAGGCAGGCTAGGGTGGGGCAAGCAGGAGAGTGACGGGGCCCCGGCAGCCACAGGGATGGGTGGCAGGTAAGAAAGGGAACTTAAGAAGCTGGGGAAGATGATGGTAGTAAGCACCCGGATGGCATCTGTGTGGATTTCTGCAATGTGTCTGTGTACTATGCTGGGAGCCAGTCTGTGTATGTATCTCCGTATACTTGTGTGCAGGTCAGCGCGGGTGGGTGGATGCACATTCACCTGTGTCCCATACAGGGGCCTCCAGGTGTGTGCACAGGCTGGTCCTGGCACTCCTCAGGTcaactctcctcctcctcctccaggttCACCCACCCATCCCTGATGCTAGGCTCGGGCGTACCTGGCCACCCCGCAGCCATCCCCCACCCGGCCATCGTGCCCGCCTCAGGGAAGCAGGAGCTGCAGCCCTATGACCGAGGCCTGTGAGTGAAATAGCCCATAATGGGTGGTTGGGTGTAGGAATGTAACAGACCAGAATCCCAGCTACTCCTCCAGGTGGGCTCCAGGGTCTGTCCATGCCCAGGTCCTCCCACTGGGCCTAAAGCTGCCTCAGAGCTCCAGGGATCCCAGTAGatgccgcccctcccccacctccatcaAGGGTCCCTGAGCTCTGACCACTCTGTTTTGATCCTTAAAAGCAAGAGGAGATAGACAGGTGGTGTATGAACAGGGAtgtaggctaagccaagggggcAGGGGTTAAGTCTTACTCATGAATGTCCCTTAGACTCCAGCACGCACACCGGTCACTGAGCTCTTTGCTCACCTCTTTGGGAATTGGTTCCAGTATCTCAGACACTAGAGGGGGTGGCATGAGGTGGGCAGTGCAGGCTTGATGTGGTGTGCCCTCCTCAGGAAGACCCAGGCAGAGGCCAAAATGGAGAAGGAGGCCAAGAAGCCAACCATCAAGAAGCCACTCAACGCCTTCATGCTGTACATGAAGGAGATGCGAGCCAAGGTCATTGCTGAGTGCACCCTCAAGGAAAGCGCAGCCATCAACCAGATCCTAGGACGCAGGGTGAGGCCATGGGCAGGGGATGGCCCCAATCACCTTCACCCTGGCACAACCAACTGACTGCCACTGTACTGTCTCCCTACCCTGCTGCAGTGGCACGCGCTGTCTCGGGAAGAGCAAGCCAAGTATTACGAGCTAGCCCGCAAAGAGAGGCAGCTGCACATGCAGCTCTACCCAGGCTGGTCGGCTCGGGACAACTACGTGAGTGGCCAGAGacatggcggggggtgggggggagcacctTTAGTTAGGGTGCCATGCCatgttacaatctcagaagagcggcagggtggtggtgtggggggggGTCCAAGGTCTCCCCTGGGGTCTTTGGTCCATATTTTTGTGCCTGTTCAGGACACATGTTAATTAGCATCTCTAGAATGAGTTAGCCTGCTTACAAAGGGACAGTTGCTGATGGATGGGAGGTCAGGATGGGGTCAGAACCTAGGCAGCCCAGACCTGCACCCTGGGATGCCCTGAGCTGGGGGAGAATACAAGGCGTAGCTCGGCACAACCCCAGCTGGCTACACCCTGGGAATGAGTTTGCCACTTGGTGTTAGGGCAAAACTCAGGTTGTGGCTGTAGGGGGAGGTCCATCTATTTCAGCTTCTAGAAGCCAGcaatccctggggttcctggccTAGTAGACCCACCTGCCTCTGAAGTCAGATAGTTTCTGTTGTCCCGGCTCTGTGTCTACACTGTGTTTTACAATTCAGTGATTAGTAGAATCAACATTACCCTGGGATGTTCCCAACTAACATACTATGGAAATTTCATTACACTGCAGCCACTAGCATAGGGGTGAGATAACAACCTAACTCCTGAATAGTTCAGAAGAGGCCAAGCCAGGTAGAACTGCCACGCACCTTGCTTCCCCATCCCAGCACACACTTCCACACAGGACCACAAGGATGGCCAGAATGGGAGGCATTTCCATCCCCTCCATTCAAAACAGAGCAGGGACAGGAGGGAGCCCCTCAAAGCACCTCATGGTAGCTTGCCAAGAATTACATGGGCTCAAAGTAAGCAGCAGCAGAAgtctcagaagcagactgctgctgCTCTAGCCCCCTCGCTAGGGTCACAGCAACAGCCTCCCCAATCCGAGTCTTCCCACCTTGTTCCCTGCAGGGAAAGAAGAAGAGGCGCTCAAGGGAAAAGCATCAAGAATCCAACACAGGTGAGGCCTCCCTCAGCAGCTGGTTCCCAAGCCCAGCTTTGCTCTGACCCAGAGGGAGGGGTAGTGGGCTGGATGAGGATCCATAAGGGAGCTGAATCTCTGCTGACTCACAGGTTAGACCTGCAGAAGCTAGCTCATGCTGGGGTGTGCCCCTCCTGCCAGCCCTTGTTCCAGTGGGCTTATCCCAGAGAAGCTAGAGAAGTCCGTGAGGAGCTGTTTGCTTCCCTGTGCTGACATgggcagcaggcatcttggaagctgAGCCAAGGCTCAGGTGTTTCTAGCCCCCACATTCTCCTTGGCAGTGTTCCATCTTTGTATAGAGGTCCCCAGAACCCCATACCCCCTTGGAGGCCTCCTTCCTTTGGGTGTTGGAGGAACTCAAGAATCCTCCACGATGTCACCAGCTCTGCTGGCCCTGCTTCCTACTACCCTCTTCCCCCTTGCCACTGCCTCTCCTGCCACCTGGAGATAGCTTTCCTGACACTTGCCTGCTCTGATTGTGGGGCTGTGGGGTGTGTATGACTGCTGAACACTGACGTTGCCTCTTTTCTGGGCCCTGCTctgccctgctgcctgcctgctcgCCCTCTGCTCTCCTCTGCCCCTCTGGCATGCCTGAGCAGACCCTGGCTCGCCTAAGAAATGCCGCGCTCGCTTTGGCCTCAACCAGCAGACGGATTGGTGTGGTCCCTGCAGGTGGGTTTGCCCCACCACCCTTCTCTTGCTTCAAGCTGCTTCCTGACTCTGCACAGGTTCTGATGGGCCTGCAGCCCTCTCTGGCTCTCCAGCCCCATAGCACACCCAGCAGCCTGGGGATCTAGGCCCCTCACAACAGGAGTGTACACAGCTGGGAGTAGAAGGGCCCAggtaaaggaggaatggaaatggagACAAGCAAAGGCTGACTGAAGTAGCTGGCTCTGGTGCCCTCCACCCCGCCACCACCCAGGCCCAGTAGGGCCTGTCTATGGATCTCTCCCCACCAGCCAGGTGTTCTGCACACCCCTGCTCCTGGACCTAAGCTCATCATAGCGCACTCCCTCAAACTGGGAGCCTGTCCTGTACAATCCTGAGCTCTGATCTCTGTATCGGAGGAAAACAAGATGACCAGAGCAGCAAAAAACTGGCAGCACACAAGTATCTGCCTACAAGTAGGCTGGTGAAACCAGGGAGGGCAGCAGCAGCTCAGGTCTGCATTAGCCAGAGGGCCGTTCTGGGATCAGTGATGCTGagcctttgtccccaaatgcacATACGCTTGAAAAGAAAATACACCCACGAAGTGGTCAAAATGGCCTCGTTTAATTtcaagccaggcctggggctgaggGTATTCTAGGCCCTAAGGAACACTTGACCGACACCCCCATGCTCCCTGCTGAAGGGCAGAGGAATTCAGTGTGTGCTCTCTGGGATGGCAGGTAGCCTGTCCTCGGGGGCCTAGTCTTACCACAAGCCCAGAGGCCCAAGGTGGGACCACACCACTCGGAGGCATGCAGTGGCCAGAGCCCCAGGGAAGAGCCTGGCTCCGTGCTGCCTTTGCATCTTCTGGCCCCAACCAACCCTGAGACTGCCCAGCCCAAGAAGCTACAGCCCTATCTGCCCCTCTGCCCTAAATCTATCTGACCATGGGAACCAAAAAGTGCAAAAGGTAGGGTGTGGGTGGGTTTCCAGGTCACAGAAGCTCCTTGGGGGCCATCTGGGGGCCCTGCTAGGTGCCAGAGGCCAGGCACAGCTCAGCTATAGAGCTACTTCCGGCCTGAGGGTGCACGGAGTTGGTGGGAGGGGTGAGGAGGCAGGCTAGCCCTGTGCAGAAACATCGGTTGTCAGTTGTGGTGTATGATTCTGACTCCACCCTCTGTTTACAGATAACTCTCTTCACTATTCCTAGGAGGAAAAAGAAGTGCACTCGGTACTTACCCGGAGAAGGCCGCTGCCCCAACCCCGTTCTTCCCGCTGACAGTGCTCTAGGCTGCCCAGGGTCCCCAGCCCCCCAGGACTCGCCCTCATCCCTCCTGCTGCCCCATTTCCCCACAGAACTGCTCGCTAGCCCTGTGGCGCCCACACCTCCTTCACAAGGTCTCTCTGCTGTTCTCAGCCTCCCAGCCCCTTGGGCCCCCACAGACCACCCCCAGCACCCTGCCGACTACACAGGTACAGCGACAGGCAACCTAGCAGGCCCAGGACACTCAGCCACCTCCAGGAACCCACCTCCTGAGAGGTGGCGAAAGAGGCCCAAAGCAAGTGGAAACCAGCCAGAGGCTCAGGCCCTGAGGAGTTCAGAGGCTGCCCAACTTCTGCCTAACTCTGGGGCCAGTGCCTCAGAGCCATGTTGATGTGTCATCTCATGGAGGGCATCCATGTGCCtgtggcagcctgcttttcactgtGCCCTGCTGTCCCCTTTCTTTACTGCTGAGAGATGGGCTAGACTGAGCCCAGctaccctccctgcccccacaccaAGAATAAGCCAGTTGGTCAAACATAAGCATGGCCAGAAAAGAACCACAAAGCTCAAGATGACAACGCTACTCTCTTAAGGGACTGCAGAAGCCGTTTCAGAAAACCAGCTGCTGCTCAGAAACTGGACCAGACAGAGCCTGTGTGTTCTCAGGAGGGGCAGGCCAGCAAAAGGCTGGACCCCAGGGATAAGCAGACAGTGCCCAGGATTGGGGTGGGATCTGGCTCTAGGCCAAATGGCTTAGAACTGCTTCCTGAGCAGCATACCTGCCTAGAGGAAGCTGCAGCCAGCAGTCCAGAGATGTTGTGGCCATGGCTGGTGGGCATTCTTTCCAACCCAGAGCACCTTTGCACAGATCCATTTCCAGCCCTCAGGTAGTTGTGAGAGCAAGCAAATCCCAGACCCCACATCCACCAGTGCCTGTCTTCTAGCATCATACCGCAGTTTCTGTCCCGGGGGAGAGCTGCAGGAAGGGCAGGGCCAAACGGAGGACCGAGACAAGCAAAGCGAGGAGCCCAGAGGACCTCTAGTGGTAGGCAGTGGGTTTACACCACTACCTACTTTAACCCATTTCTGAGCCAAGCTTTGACCCTGAGCCTTGAAAAACAAGCCTTTTacaattttttatttaattttattgtttttttcaacCTCTTCACTGTACATAGCCTGAATTCAAAGAAAAAGGGCTGTCCATGTTCCCCAACACACACCCTTCAAGAAAAGCTTTCAGTTCCCACTTTAGCCATTGGCTTCTCAAGAGTCCAAAGATCACATCTTCTACTGTAGCACTGTAAGAAgtcttgagaaagaaaaaaagaggaccattgTAGTGTTCAAAATATTTTTGTACTGTTAATACGTCATCATAGAATCAACTTTTTAGACATTGAGAATAAACATACTTTTTActggatttccttttcagagcctgACCCTgatccctcacagaggagtcggagaccctttcccttccctttcctgcagccacagaacttgctttGTTTCCAACTACAGCACATGGGTTTCCAAAATGCCCAGCTGCAGAAGCCTTGTTACTGCTCCTACAAATTTGGGGCTTTGGCTCAACCCCATCCCCAAGAGCTGGGCTTTTCTGGAAGCAAAagcttccattaaaaaaaaaaaaaatcaatgcaggcCAGCCTCCCAGTGCTATAGAGAAGAACCCTTAGCTCTGAAATAGGTCACAAGACCCCACAGACTACACTTTCTCCTAAAACATCTATCCTGTTTTAAGTCAAATGAGACCAAATGAGTCTTCTAACCTGCTAACAAACTCCAaagaaatgttattttaatagcACCACCACCCCAAGGTGTGCCTATTAAGGCACTTGAAGTGTTTTTCATTCAAGAGCTCAAGTTTGAGTGACACATCGCCAGCCTGGTTTTTAAACATGTTAAAGTATACAATGGTCTCATGAGACCTGCTGTGAAAGTAAAAGATGTTCGAAAACTCCCAAATAGGCCACTCAACCATCAAATCAAGTGTTGGGCTGGAAGTGCTTCCCAGTGGACAGCCATCCTCTCCTCTGGGCCAGAAGGCATCCTTCCTGTACTGTCATTTTCACTTAAAGTTCTAGTCTCTgggttttacatttttaaagatgTGTATAAATAAAGTCATGTCCTAGAGCAGTGTCTATTTAGAAGTAGAACACTGGAAGTTGTAATTCTACACTCTCCTCTGGGCGGGTACTAGAGGAGATCAGCCATTCCCTTGACATCTGTTCCGTTTTAAAGAATTCCACTCTGGCCACTGGCCTACTTGTTTCAAAAACTACATTCTAACCAGGGCTTATGCAAGACCAGGCTGCTGCATCTGATTTGGTGTCTCATTTAGAATACACTGGCACAAGAACAATGCACCCTCTGTAGGGGCTTTGGTAGCTTTGTTAAAAATCAGACTAACCTCCTTAAGCAGATTTCAAAGAAGAAACTCAAACCTTCCCAGATCACACGGATACATTCCTGAGGCCAGAGGGCGACTTAAGTTTGCAACCCCAAATAACCTAACCCCACCTCACTTCCAGCCAAGAGCCAACCCTGTGCAATTGCAGACACTTCCCAAGACACCTGGCAGGCACGAGCGGGCTCCCTTCATGGTCCTTGGCCACTTGTGTTAGATATGATGAGGGCTCAGCAGAACAAGCTagc is from Tenrec ecaudatus isolate mTenEca1 chromosome 2, mTenEca1.hap1, whole genome shotgun sequence and encodes:
- the TCF7 gene encoding transcription factor 7 isoform X2, translated to MPQLDSGGGSAGGGDDLGAPDELLAFQDEGEEQDKSRDSAAGPERDLAELKSSLVNESEGAAGGAGVPGAGAEAEVRAEALGREHTSQRLFPDKLAESLEDGLKAPECASGMYKETVYSAFNLLMHYPPASGAGQPPQPQPPLHNKASQPPHGVPQLSPLYEHFSSPHPSPAPADISQKQVHRPLQTPDLSGFYSLTSGSMGQLPHTVSWFTHPSLMLGSGVPGHPAAIPHPAIVPASGKQELQPYDRGLKTQAEAKMEKEAKKPTIKKPLNAFMLYMKEMRAKVIAECTLKESAAINQILGRRWHALSREEQAKYYELARKERQLHMQLYPGWSARDNYGKKKRRSREKHQESNTGGKRSALGTYPEKAAAPTPFFPLTVL
- the TCF7 gene encoding transcription factor 7 isoform X3 gives rise to the protein MYKETVYSAFNLLMHYPPASGAGQPPQPQPPLHNKASQPPHGVPQLSPLYEHFSSPHPSPAPADISQKQVHRPLQTPDLSGFYSLTSGSMGQLPHTVSWPSPPLYPLSPSCGYRQHFPAPTAAPGAPYPRFTHPSLMLGSGVPGHPAAIPHPAIVPASGKQELQPYDRGLKTQAEAKMEKEAKKPTIKKPLNAFMLYMKEMRAKVIAECTLKESAAINQILGRRWHALSREEQAKYYELARKERQLHMQLYPGWSARDNYGKKKRRSREKHQESNTDNSLHYS
- the TCF7 gene encoding transcription factor 7 isoform X1, whose amino-acid sequence is MPQLDSGGGSAGGGDDLGAPDELLAFQDEGEEQDKSRDSAAGPERDLAELKSSLVNESEGAAGGAGVPGAGAEAEVRAEALGREHTSQRLFPDKLAESLEDGLKAPECASGMYKETVYSAFNLLMHYPPASGAGQPPQPQPPLHNKASQPPHGVPQLSPLYEHFSSPHPSPAPADISQKQVHRPLQTPDLSGFYSLTSGSMGQLPHTVSWPSPPLYPLSPSCGYRQHFPAPTAAPGAPYPRFTHPSLMLGSGVPGHPAAIPHPAIVPASGKQELQPYDRGLKTQAEAKMEKEAKKPTIKKPLNAFMLYMKEMRAKVIAECTLKESAAINQILGRRWHALSREEQAKYYELARKERQLHMQLYPGWSARDNYGKKKRRSREKHQESNTGGKRSALGTYPEKAAAPTPFFPLTVL